The genomic DNA ACAAAGAGATGTTTAGTCAAACATtacaattgtgtcatcatttactcttcctcatgtcattctaaaactGTATGGAGaaccaaagaagatattttgaagaatgtttcaggtATTTCTGTAGATAAAATTAAGCTTTCATTGTATgggcaagaaaaataaaaaaaaagaaactcgaAATTTGTGTTATGTAGAAGAAAAGTTTTGTGGTTTGTGATGAAACCAGCATGAGTAagtgatgacataattttcatttcgaCTGAACTTAACCTTTATGATTGTTTCATGAAGAGAACTGCATTAATTTTTTTGCTCTTTAGGTGTCAAAGTGGGGTTAAAGTCCCAGGCACAAGCACTTCTGATGCTGGCTGCAAAAATGCCTCGGCAGAGGTGACAGAAGCTCCCAAAGCCCATACTACTACCACGGCCACTTCAACAACTACAGTCTCCTCTTCcattaacacaaaagaagacagcATCTACGGCTTGTGTAATTTTACCTATATTGCTTCCAGGTTTAGTAATCAGTTACAATTTGTATCTTTCTTgcaaatatttaattcatatttcatTCTAGGGCTGGTTATGGCAAGTGCTAGTGTTATTCTGCTGGCTGGACTCCTGTACCGAAAGTGTAAAGTCACCTACTGTATTCATAACCACAAGAAAGTGGATTTTCGAAAAGGTGGAGTACCCTTAGTTTACTAtttgaccgtgtgtgtgtgtgtgtgtgtggctactCTCTATTCAtacttctcacatttattttctctaGAAAGTGTATGCAGAAAGCCTGTTGAAGAATCTGGGGAAAAGTGCCAGTCTTTGCTCGTCTAACACAATTGTTAACGGCCTCAGTGTTTCTTTTTATGGAGTATGTTTTATGTATGCAATATTAGTTGTTATATAACAAGTTCAATTGCTGTTAACGTAATTACATTTCCACTTAAATAACaccacttaaaggaatagtttatacagatattttgaagaatgttgataaccaaacactTGACAATAACCACTGActtgccaacattcttcaaaatatcttcttttgtgttcaacaggagATTGAAACTTAAACACttctggaacaacttgagggtgataAATGAGTGAACTATACCTTATCTAATAATGAGTGCTTAACTATAATTGTCTTACATTGTTGAAGaaactttttatataattaatattattaatatttttattgtgctTCAGTGTTGTAAGAATGATTATAAATAGTCAAAAGTAGCTTACATAAAGGGTTGTTTAAGACCCCGTTTATACCTGTTTCGGCAACCGGTTTGAAACATTCGGGGTCCAAAATCAACTGAGATTCATCCACATGTGAAGGTGTCGAAAAAGTCATTGCTTTCGTAGTGTAAATGCTCATCCATTTGAATTCAGATGGCTAATTTCATATAAGCCTTGAATTGATTTCAAATCATTACTTGGAGACAGATTTACTTCGAATTCAGCTGATCAgtgaatttgaaataaaatcttcACTTCGTTTGACTTCAGTCAACAGCTGTAGGTAGGTTGATGGTTGCCATAACCTTATTAGTCATTTCCATGTCACCACAGTTGTTTATCACAGACATGCCCTGTAGTGACTCATGCATTCCTAAGACAAATTACAAATTATCTGAGATTTCCATATTTAGGTGGGCTAAGGACAATGTCTGAGaatcttttgtttttgtgtgtgtagcgTAATTATAAAGATTTAATGTTGTTTCTGTGAAATGGAAATAAATTGGTTGCATAGACCAGTGACATTATTGTAGGCAGTAATATTTCATGTCTGTTTTCATTCTGTGCAATGTGTCTGATTATATGGTGTCtaatttacagttttaaataaaggactaaatctaaaatattgttGATAGTCTCTAGTAAAAATATCAGGTTAattcattgttgttgttatatgtaatattatttttgaatttctttttcttttctttttaatgatATTTCTTAGTTTTTTCTTCTTGTTGCATTAGCTCTTGTCTCAACGCTCTCGTCTCACAACTAAGATTAACATTTAACTCATGCATTTAAATCATGTAGATCTTTGTATTTCGAGTGCACTTAGCAACGTCAGAGCTGGTATTGTCCCCTCCTACATCTATGTTTCTTCCGACAGTCGACAACAGCCCCTGGCTGTCTCTAGAAACGCAAAACACACTTCTGAGGTTTTGGGGAGGCGACAGCTTTCGGTTGAACTTCTTCATAATTTCCATCCACGCAAAAGTACTCACGTTCCAGCCCTTGAAGCTAAATGCCGTTGTGCAACTCCCTCTTATGAAGCCAAAAGGTtgttaaaagtttaatttaaactTTGCATCTGTTTACTTGGTTTTGTGCTAAAGGAAAACTAGAGTTTCTCTGCTTAGATAAGACTTGTGAGGACTAATCCTTTACCAACTGCTACAAGACAAACATACCAATGAGATATACCGAAGATAGgtttttatgatatttattttatttttatcatacaatatgtgatcctggaccacaaaaccagtcataagtagaaCAGATATATTTgtggcaatagccaacaatacattatatgggtctaaaaattatagttttttcttttattccaaaaaacattaggatattaagtaaagatgcatgttccatgaagatatgttgtaaatttcctaccatacatatattaaaacttaatttttgattagtaatctgCATGGCTAAGGACTTAATGTGGAccacttcaaaggtgattttctcaatattgttttttttttttgcaccttcagattccggattttcaaatagttgtatctcggccaaatattgtcctatcctaataaaccatacatcaatggaaagctat from Carassius carassius chromosome 17, fCarCar2.1, whole genome shotgun sequence includes the following:
- the LOC132160484 gene encoding tumor necrosis factor receptor superfamily member 4-like, with protein sequence MEVKACTPTSDTQCKCKEGFTPINRSSQEICVCEKGSGTDERGICRECQPGYFTDKRNSVCKKWRECQSGVKVPGTSTSDAGCKNASAEVTEAPKAHTTTTATSTTTVSSSINTKEDSIYGLWLVMASASVILLAGLLYRKCKVTYCIHNHKKVDFRKESVCRKPVEESGEKCQSLLV